One region of Cheilinus undulatus linkage group 4, ASM1832078v1, whole genome shotgun sequence genomic DNA includes:
- the atp5pd gene encoding ATP synthase subunit d, mitochondrial, giving the protein MAGRRVALKAIDWVAFAERVPPNQRGMFNALKTRSDAIAAKLASLPEAPAAIDWSYYRSAVAKAGMVDEFEKKFSALKIPEPVDTQTSAINAQETEANQNASAYIEGSKARITQYEKELEKFKNMVPFEQMTIEDLNDAFPETKLDKVKYPYWPHKPIAEL; this is encoded by the exons ATGGCAGGCCGTCGTGTTGCCCTCAAGGCCATCGACTGGGTGGCGTTCGCTGAGCGTGTTCCACCCAACCAGAGGGGCATGTTCAACGCACTGAAGACTCGCAGTGATGCCATTGCTGCAAA ACTAGCCTCCCTGCCTGAGGCTCCTGCAGCCATCGACTGGAGCTACTACAGGAGTGCTGTTGCCAAAGCTGGCATGGTTGATGAGTTTGAGAAGAAG TTCAGTGCCCTGAAGATTCCTGAGCCAGTTGACACACAGACGAGCGCCATCAATGCACAGGAGACTGAAGCT AACCAAAATGCATCAGCTTACATTGAGGGATCCAAGGCCCGCATCACTCAGTATGAGAAAGAG TTGGAGAAGTTTAAGAACATGGTCCCCTTCGAACAGATGACCATCGAAGACCTCAACGATGCTTTCCCAGAGACTAAGTTGGATAAGGTCAAATATCCCTACTGGCCCCACAAACCCATTGCTGAACTGTAA